In a genomic window of Streptomyces pristinaespiralis:
- the ggt gene encoding gamma-glutamyltransferase: protein MRRSAARKVPVVALAAVVVSIGAASPPTPRTAPPTAPPVKSPVAVGHGGAVASVDADASAAGIEVLRNGGNAVDAAVATAAALGVTEPYSAGIGGGGYFVHYDARTRTAHTVDGRETAPLSADASLFLENGTPVPFAEAVTSGLGVGTPGTPATWDTALDAWGSRPLGELLKPAERLAEHGFTVDDTFRSQTAANEARFRDFPASAELFLPGGRLPVVGSVIRNPDLARTYKELGRKGVGALYEGALAEDIVNTVRNPPVDEDATRVVRPGDLTEQDLRAYGTVRREPAKVSYRGLNVYGMPPSSSGGTSVGEALNILERTDLSDVSQERYLHRFIEASRIAFADRGRWVGDPAFEDVPTAGLLSQRFADSRECLIKDDAVLTSPLAPGDPRRPERCGSSGAAAPTTYEGENTTHLTTADKWGNVVAYTLTIEQTGGSGITVPGRGFLLNNELTDFSFRPADPAVHDPNLPGPGKRPRSSISPTIVLDHHGRPVLALGSPGGATIITTVLQTLTGHLDRGLPLVDAIAAPRASQRNQPTTELEPALWNSPLRQRLEAIGHQFRLNQEIGAATGVQRLPDGRWLAAAEKQRRGGGSAMVVRPSR, encoded by the coding sequence ATGCGTCGCTCCGCCGCACGGAAAGTACCGGTCGTGGCCCTTGCCGCGGTCGTCGTCTCGATCGGCGCGGCATCCCCGCCCACGCCCCGCACCGCCCCTCCCACGGCACCACCCGTCAAGAGCCCCGTGGCCGTCGGTCACGGTGGGGCGGTCGCGAGCGTCGACGCCGACGCCTCGGCGGCGGGCATCGAGGTGCTCCGCAACGGCGGCAACGCCGTGGACGCGGCGGTGGCGACCGCCGCGGCGCTCGGCGTGACGGAGCCGTACTCCGCGGGCATCGGCGGCGGTGGCTACTTCGTCCACTACGACGCCAGGACCCGTACGGCGCACACCGTCGACGGCCGGGAGACCGCCCCGCTTTCGGCCGACGCCTCCCTCTTCCTCGAGAACGGCACGCCCGTCCCGTTCGCGGAGGCCGTGACCAGCGGCCTCGGCGTCGGTACGCCCGGCACTCCCGCCACCTGGGACACCGCCCTCGACGCGTGGGGCAGCCGGCCGCTGGGTGAGCTGCTGAAGCCCGCGGAGCGCCTGGCGGAGCACGGGTTCACCGTCGACGACACCTTCCGCTCGCAGACCGCCGCCAACGAGGCGCGCTTCCGTGACTTCCCCGCCTCCGCGGAGCTGTTCCTGCCCGGCGGTCGTCTCCCGGTCGTCGGATCGGTCATCAGGAACCCCGATCTGGCCCGCACCTACAAGGAACTCGGCAGAAAGGGGGTCGGCGCGCTCTACGAAGGTGCTCTCGCCGAGGACATCGTCAACACCGTGCGCAACCCGCCCGTCGACGAGGACGCCACCAGGGTGGTCCGCCCGGGAGACCTGACGGAGCAGGACCTGAGGGCGTACGGGACGGTGCGCCGTGAACCGGCGAAGGTGTCCTACCGGGGCCTCAACGTGTACGGCATGCCCCCCTCCTCCTCGGGCGGCACCAGCGTCGGTGAGGCGCTCAACATCCTGGAGCGCACCGACCTGTCGGACGTCTCCCAGGAGCGGTATCTGCACCGTTTCATCGAGGCGAGCCGCATCGCGTTCGCGGACCGGGGGCGGTGGGTCGGCGACCCGGCGTTCGAGGACGTGCCGACCGCCGGTCTGCTGTCCCAGCGCTTCGCCGACTCGCGGGAGTGCCTGATCAAGGACGACGCGGTGCTCACGAGCCCGCTGGCGCCCGGCGATCCGCGCCGGCCCGAACGCTGCGGGTCGTCCGGGGCGGCGGCCCCGACGACGTACGAAGGTGAGAACACCACCCATCTGACGACCGCCGACAAGTGGGGCAACGTCGTCGCCTACACACTCACCATCGAGCAGACCGGCGGCAGCGGCATCACCGTCCCGGGGCGCGGATTCCTCCTCAACAACGAGCTGACCGACTTCTCCTTCCGGCCGGCCGACCCCGCGGTGCACGATCCGAACCTGCCCGGTCCGGGCAAGCGGCCGCGTTCGTCCATCTCGCCCACGATCGTGCTCGACCACCACGGCCGTCCCGTGCTGGCGCTCGGCTCACCGGGCGGCGCGACCATCATCACGACGGTCCTTCAGACCCTGACGGGTCATCTGGACCGGGGACTGCCGCTCGTGGACGCGATCGCGGCGCCCCGTGCCAGTCAGCGCAACCAGCCGACGACCGAGCTGGAACCGGCTCTGTGGAACAGCCCGTTGAGGCAGCGTCTCGAGGCGATCGGACACCAGTTCCGGCTGAACCAGGAGATCGGTGCCGCCACCGGCGTCCAACGGCTGCCGGACGGCCGGTGGCTGGCGGCGGCGGAGAAGCAACGGCGCGGCGGCGGTTCCGCGATGGTGGTCCGTCCGTCCCGCTGA
- a CDS encoding NCS1 family nucleobase:cation symporter-1, with amino-acid sequence MTATVPPVPSQEPIPDPAGRVELPPGTTLADNRFVNDDLLPVPVARRRWTTYNFAALWVGMAHNIPSWLLASGLVALGMDWKQAVFTIALANVIVLLPMLLTGHAGPKYGIPFPVLARASFGLRGANLPAMIRAAVACAWFGIQTWIGGQGIFVLLGKIFGGWAEAAEVGGQPWTLWVCFVLFWALELAIIYRGMEALRRFENWAAPFVIVGAVVLLVWVTAKAGGVGPLLDQPSRLGWGADFWPVFFPSLMGMIAFWATLSLNIPDFTRFGAGQRAQIWGQTLGLPTTMTLFALLSVFVTSGSQAVYGAAVWDPVALAAKTDNVFGLLFALVTVLVATISVNIAANVVSPAYDLANLAPRFVNFRTGALITGVVGVLIMPWKLTETPELYIFTWLGLVGGLLGTVAGILIADYWIVRRTVLDLPGLYTPGGPYWYTSGWNLRAVAAFVVGGVLAVGGSHSAPGKGPFPEDGLIPALEPLADYGWAVGLAASLVLYVALMRFGGPPRTADRGR; translated from the coding sequence ATGACCGCGACCGTCCCGCCCGTGCCGTCACAAGAACCGATACCGGACCCGGCGGGACGCGTCGAACTCCCGCCGGGCACCACCCTCGCCGACAACCGCTTCGTCAACGACGACCTGCTGCCCGTGCCGGTCGCCCGCCGCCGCTGGACCACCTACAACTTCGCCGCCCTGTGGGTCGGCATGGCCCACAACATCCCGTCCTGGCTGCTGGCCTCCGGGCTGGTCGCGCTCGGCATGGACTGGAAACAGGCGGTGTTCACCATCGCCCTCGCCAACGTCATCGTGCTGCTGCCGATGCTGCTGACCGGCCACGCCGGCCCCAAGTACGGCATCCCCTTCCCGGTGCTCGCCCGCGCCTCGTTCGGGCTGCGCGGTGCGAACCTGCCCGCGATGATCCGGGCCGCGGTGGCCTGCGCCTGGTTCGGCATCCAGACCTGGATCGGCGGCCAGGGCATCTTCGTCCTGCTCGGCAAGATCTTCGGCGGCTGGGCGGAGGCGGCCGAGGTCGGCGGGCAGCCATGGACGCTGTGGGTCTGCTTCGTCCTCTTCTGGGCACTCGAACTCGCCATCATCTACCGGGGTATGGAGGCGCTGCGCCGGTTCGAGAACTGGGCCGCGCCGTTCGTCATCGTCGGCGCGGTGGTGCTGCTCGTGTGGGTCACCGCCAAGGCGGGCGGCGTCGGTCCGCTGCTCGACCAGCCGTCGCGACTCGGCTGGGGCGCCGACTTCTGGCCCGTCTTCTTCCCGTCGCTGATGGGCATGATCGCCTTCTGGGCGACCCTCTCGCTGAACATTCCCGACTTCACGCGGTTCGGGGCGGGCCAGCGCGCCCAGATCTGGGGCCAGACGCTGGGCCTGCCGACCACGATGACCCTGTTCGCGCTGCTGTCGGTGTTCGTCACGTCCGGCTCGCAGGCGGTGTACGGGGCGGCCGTGTGGGACCCGGTGGCGCTCGCGGCCAAGACCGACAACGTCTTCGGTCTGCTCTTCGCCCTGGTCACCGTGCTCGTCGCGACGATCTCGGTGAACATCGCGGCCAACGTGGTGTCACCTGCGTACGACCTGGCGAACCTGGCGCCCAGGTTCGTCAACTTCCGCACCGGCGCCCTGATCACCGGCGTCGTCGGTGTGCTGATCATGCCGTGGAAGCTCACCGAGACGCCCGAGCTGTACATCTTCACCTGGCTGGGCCTCGTCGGCGGGCTGCTGGGCACCGTCGCCGGCATCCTCATCGCCGACTACTGGATCGTCCGGCGTACCGTCCTCGACCTGCCCGGCCTCTACACGCCGGGCGGTCCCTACTGGTACACCTCCGGCTGGAACCTGCGTGCCGTCGCGGCGTTCGTGGTCGGCGGGGTGCTCGCGGTGGGCGGCTCCCACTCGGCCCCGGGCAAGGGCCCGTTCCCCGAGGACGGACTGATCCCCGCCCTCGAGCCGCTGGCCGACTACGGCTGGGCGGTGGGCCTCGCGGCGTCGCTGGTGCTGTACGTGGCGCTCATGCGGTTCGGCGGCCCGCCGCGAACAGCGGACCGAGGGCGCTGA
- a CDS encoding TIGR03842 family LLM class F420-dependent oxidoreductase, translating into MDFGLVLQTDPPASAVVGLMRRAERNGFRYGWTFDSAVLWQEPFVIYSRILEHTTKLTVGPMVTNPGTRTWEVTASTFATLNEMYGNRTVCGIGRGDSAMRVAGRSPNTLARLGEAIDVIRDLAEGREAVVDGQPLRIPWVRDGKLPVWMAAYGPKALALAGQKADGFILQLADPYLTEWMVKAVRNAAADAGRDPASVTVCVAAPAYVSDDLAHAREQCRWFGGMVGNHVADLVSRYGEHSGMVPEALTAYIKERHGYDYSHHGRAGNPSTDFVPDEIVDRFCLLGPAEAHIEKLQALRDLGVDQFALYNMHDAKETTIDAYGAEIIPALNR; encoded by the coding sequence GTGGACTTCGGACTCGTCCTGCAGACCGACCCGCCGGCGTCGGCGGTCGTCGGACTGATGCGGCGCGCGGAACGCAACGGCTTCCGCTACGGCTGGACCTTCGACTCCGCGGTGCTGTGGCAGGAGCCGTTCGTCATCTACAGCCGCATCCTGGAGCACACGACGAAACTCACCGTCGGCCCCATGGTGACCAATCCCGGCACCCGCACCTGGGAGGTGACCGCCTCCACCTTCGCCACCCTCAACGAGATGTACGGCAACCGCACCGTGTGCGGCATCGGGCGCGGTGACTCCGCCATGCGGGTGGCCGGACGCAGTCCCAACACCCTGGCCAGGCTCGGCGAGGCGATCGACGTGATCCGCGACCTCGCGGAAGGCCGGGAGGCGGTCGTCGACGGGCAACCGCTGCGGATCCCGTGGGTCAGGGACGGGAAGCTGCCCGTGTGGATGGCGGCCTACGGGCCCAAGGCCCTGGCGCTCGCCGGGCAGAAGGCCGACGGCTTCATCCTCCAACTGGCCGACCCGTACCTGACGGAGTGGATGGTGAAGGCCGTACGCAACGCGGCCGCCGACGCCGGACGCGACCCGGCCTCCGTCACCGTCTGCGTCGCCGCGCCCGCCTACGTGAGCGACGACCTGGCGCACGCCCGGGAACAGTGCAGGTGGTTCGGCGGGATGGTGGGCAACCATGTCGCGGACCTCGTCTCCCGCTACGGCGAGCACTCCGGCATGGTCCCGGAGGCGCTGACCGCGTACATCAAGGAGCGGCACGGCTACGACTACAGCCACCACGGCCGCGCCGGCAATCCGTCCACCGACTTCGTCCCCGACGAGATCGTCGACCGGTTCTGCCTGCTCGGACCGGCCGAGGCGCACATCGAGAAGCTCCAGGCACTTCGCGACCTGGGCGTCGACCAGTTCGCCCTCTACAACATGCACGACGCGAAGGAAACGACGATCGACGCGTACGGCGCGGAGATCATCCCGGCACTGAACCGCTGA
- a CDS encoding PPOX class F420-dependent oxidoreductase → MSAEMFASARYVSVTTFRKNGTGVATPVWFAVDGGELFLWTRTDSWKVKRLRNDSRVVVTVCDVRGKVEEGAPTAEGTARLLAGAELGAVRRLLSRKYTWQFWAVDWPAMIVRLGKRPHTGIAVTF, encoded by the coding sequence GTGAGTGCCGAGATGTTCGCCAGCGCCAGGTACGTCAGTGTCACCACGTTCCGCAAGAACGGGACCGGAGTGGCCACACCCGTGTGGTTCGCGGTGGACGGCGGTGAGTTGTTCCTGTGGACCCGCACGGACTCGTGGAAGGTCAAGCGCCTGCGCAACGACAGCCGGGTCGTCGTCACCGTCTGCGACGTGCGCGGCAAGGTCGAGGAGGGCGCCCCCACCGCGGAGGGCACCGCCAGGCTCCTGGCCGGGGCCGAACTGGGTGCGGTCCGCCGGCTCCTGTCGCGCAAGTACACCTGGCAGTTCTGGGCCGTCGACTGGCCGGCGATGATCGTGCGGCTGGGCAAGCGCCCGCACACCGGTATCGCGGTCACGTTCTGA
- a CDS encoding nitrilase-related carbon-nitrogen hydrolase — protein sequence MATVVRAALVQATWTGDTESMIAKHEEHAREAARQGAKVIGFQEVFNAPYFCQVQDPEHYRWAEPVPDGPTVRRMQALARETGMVIVVPVFEIEGAGFYYNTAAVIDADGSYLGKYRKHHIPQVKGFWEKYYFRPGNAGWPVFDTAVGKVGVYICYDRHFPEGWRQLGLGGAQLVYNPSATHRGLSSYLWQLEQPAAAVANEYFVAAINRVGIEEYGDNDFYGTSYFVDPRGQFVGDVASDKEEELVVRDLDFDMIETVRQQWAFYRDRRPDAYEGLVQP from the coding sequence ATGGCCACTGTCGTACGCGCCGCACTCGTCCAGGCAACCTGGACCGGCGACACCGAATCCATGATCGCCAAACATGAGGAACACGCCCGGGAGGCGGCCCGGCAGGGCGCCAAGGTCATCGGCTTCCAAGAGGTCTTCAACGCCCCCTATTTCTGCCAGGTCCAGGACCCCGAGCACTACCGCTGGGCGGAGCCGGTTCCCGACGGGCCGACGGTCCGGCGGATGCAGGCGCTCGCCCGCGAGACCGGCATGGTGATCGTGGTCCCGGTCTTCGAGATCGAGGGCGCGGGCTTCTACTACAACACCGCCGCCGTGATCGACGCCGACGGCAGCTACCTGGGCAAGTACCGGAAGCACCACATCCCCCAGGTCAAGGGCTTCTGGGAGAAGTACTACTTCAGGCCCGGCAACGCCGGCTGGCCCGTGTTCGACACCGCGGTCGGCAAGGTCGGCGTCTACATCTGCTACGACCGCCACTTCCCGGAGGGCTGGCGGCAACTGGGTCTCGGCGGCGCCCAGTTGGTCTACAACCCGTCCGCCACGCACCGGGGGCTCTCCTCCTACCTGTGGCAGCTGGAGCAGCCCGCCGCCGCCGTCGCCAACGAGTACTTCGTCGCCGCCATCAACCGCGTCGGCATCGAGGAGTACGGCGACAACGACTTCTACGGCACCAGCTACTTCGTCGACCCACGGGGCCAGTTCGTCGGCGACGTCGCCAGCGACAAGGAGGAGGAGCTCGTCGTAAGGGACCTCGACTTCGACATGATCGAGACCGTGCGGCAGCAGTGGGCGTTCTACCGCGACCGCCGGCCCGACGCCTACGAAGGGCTGGTGCAGCCGTGA
- a CDS encoding helix-turn-helix domain-containing protein, which yields MVRTPLTAEERERGEQLGQLLRQARGDRSMVEVAAVAGLSPETLRKIETGRAPTPAFFTVAALAAALGLSMDEIAVRCAPVPMAEPLPVPEAVA from the coding sequence ATGGTGCGCACCCCTCTCACCGCCGAAGAGCGTGAACGCGGCGAACAGCTCGGCCAACTGCTCCGCCAGGCGCGCGGCGACCGCAGCATGGTCGAGGTGGCCGCCGTCGCCGGACTCTCCCCCGAGACGCTGCGCAAGATCGAGACAGGGCGGGCCCCGACCCCGGCGTTCTTCACCGTCGCCGCGCTGGCCGCGGCGCTCGGACTGTCCATGGACGAGATCGCCGTCCGCTGCGCCCCTGTCCCGATGGCGGAGCCGCTGCCGGTTCCGGAGGCGGTGGCCTGA
- a CDS encoding aspartate aminotransferase family protein: MTDLYERHRAVIPDWVALYYKQPIEITHGEGRHVWDADGNRYLDFFGGILTTMTAHALPEVTKAVSEQAGRLIHSSTLYLNRPMVELAERIAALSGIPDARVFFTTSGTEANDTALLLATGHRRSNQILAMRNSYHGRSFSAVSITGNHAWSPTSLSPLQTLYVHGGVRSRGPFAHLSDAQFVEACVADLEDLLGHTHDVAALIAEPVQGVGGFTSPPDGLYAAFREVLDRHGILWISDEVQTGWGRTGEHFWGWQAHAENGPPDILTFAKGIGNGMSIGGVVARAEIMNCLDANSISTFGGSPVTMAAGVANLSYLLEHDLQGNARRVGGLLIERLRGIAASVPAVREVRGRGLMIGIELVEPGTDEADPQAAAAVLEAAREGGLLIGKGGGHNTSVLRIAPPLSLTVAEAEEGALVMERALRRL, encoded by the coding sequence GTGACCGACCTCTACGAGCGGCACCGTGCCGTCATCCCCGACTGGGTGGCGCTCTACTACAAGCAGCCGATCGAGATCACCCACGGCGAAGGACGCCATGTGTGGGACGCGGACGGCAACCGCTACCTGGACTTCTTCGGCGGCATCCTCACCACCATGACCGCGCACGCGCTGCCCGAGGTCACCAAGGCGGTGAGCGAGCAGGCCGGGCGGCTCATCCACTCCTCCACCCTCTACCTCAACCGCCCCATGGTGGAGCTCGCGGAACGGATCGCCGCCCTGTCGGGCATCCCGGACGCCCGCGTCTTCTTCACCACCTCCGGCACGGAGGCCAACGACACCGCCCTGCTCCTCGCCACCGGCCACCGCCGTTCCAACCAGATCCTGGCGATGCGCAACAGCTACCACGGCAGGTCGTTCTCCGCGGTCTCGATCACCGGCAACCACGCCTGGTCGCCGACCAGCCTCTCGCCGCTCCAGACGCTGTACGTGCACGGCGGTGTCCGCAGCCGCGGTCCCTTCGCCCACCTCTCCGACGCGCAGTTCGTCGAGGCGTGCGTCGCCGACCTCGAGGACCTGCTCGGACACACCCACGACGTGGCCGCGCTGATCGCGGAGCCGGTACAGGGCGTCGGCGGCTTCACCTCACCGCCCGACGGCCTGTACGCCGCCTTCCGCGAGGTCCTGGACCGGCACGGCATCCTGTGGATCTCCGACGAGGTGCAGACCGGCTGGGGACGCACCGGCGAGCACTTCTGGGGCTGGCAGGCCCACGCGGAGAACGGCCCGCCGGACATCCTGACCTTCGCCAAGGGCATCGGCAACGGCATGTCGATCGGCGGCGTCGTCGCCCGCGCGGAGATCATGAACTGCCTCGACGCGAACTCCATCTCCACCTTCGGCGGCAGTCCCGTCACCATGGCCGCCGGCGTCGCCAACCTCTCCTACCTCCTGGAGCACGACCTCCAGGGCAACGCCCGCCGGGTCGGCGGCCTGCTGATCGAGCGGCTGCGCGGCATCGCGGCGAGCGTCCCCGCGGTGCGGGAGGTTCGCGGCCGGGGACTCATGATCGGCATCGAACTGGTCGAACCGGGCACCGACGAGGCCGACCCGCAGGCGGCCGCTGCCGTCCTCGAGGCGGCACGCGAGGGCGGGCTGCTGATCGGCAAGGGCGGCGGCCACAACACCAGCGTCCTGCGCATCGCCCCACCGCTCTCGCTGACCGTCGCGGAGGCGGAGGAGGGCGCCCTGGTCATGGAACGAGCTCTGCGCCGCCTGTAG
- a CDS encoding glycoside hydrolase family 75 protein — MRIRNTALTVAAGSVMLGTAALPAAAQPGPVPPPPAPGHYRTAPAAGVDAAALLAGVEHCTRISKGDYATDRGRPATIPVCEHDGAVFWQADMDIDCDGRRSTRCNSRTDPSFQQATAFTGSDGKYLDAAELPFVVVPAPGPVWNYLSSGIRGGSAAAIVHDGKVVYGVVGDTGPSGIIGEASYAAAEALGIDPDPAKGGVPSGVTYIVFKDSKVSPIESRAAAEKLGEELARRFTGGG; from the coding sequence GTGCGCATTCGAAACACCGCTCTGACCGTGGCGGCCGGTTCGGTCATGCTCGGAACGGCGGCGCTCCCGGCGGCCGCTCAACCGGGTCCCGTGCCACCGCCACCGGCGCCCGGCCACTACCGCACGGCGCCCGCGGCGGGTGTCGACGCGGCAGCGCTGCTGGCCGGGGTGGAGCACTGCACCCGGATCTCCAAGGGCGACTACGCCACCGACCGGGGCAGGCCGGCGACCATTCCCGTCTGCGAGCACGACGGGGCCGTCTTCTGGCAGGCGGACATGGACATCGACTGCGACGGCCGGCGCAGCACACGGTGCAACAGCCGTACCGACCCCTCGTTCCAGCAGGCGACGGCGTTCACGGGGTCGGACGGAAAGTATCTCGACGCGGCGGAGCTGCCGTTCGTCGTCGTGCCCGCCCCCGGCCCGGTCTGGAACTACCTGTCGTCGGGCATCAGAGGCGGTTCCGCCGCCGCGATCGTCCACGACGGCAAGGTCGTGTACGGGGTGGTCGGCGACACGGGGCCGAGCGGCATCATCGGCGAGGCGTCCTACGCGGCGGCCGAGGCGCTCGGGATCGACCCGGACCCGGCAAAGGGCGGAGTTCCCTCCGGAGTCACCTACATCGTCTTCAAGGACTCGAAGGTGTCACCGATCGAGAGCCGGGCGGCGGCCGAGAAGCTCGGCGAGGAACTGGCCCGGCGGTTCACCGGCGGAGGCTGA
- the hydA gene encoding dihydropyrimidinase — MSNRTLIRGGLVVTAADEMHADVLVEDGRIAALAAHNSPVAQTWTAARTIDATNKYVLPGGVDVHTHMELPFGGTFASDTFETGTRAAAWGGTTTIIDFAVQSVGRALREGLDAWYAKADGNCAIDYGFHMILSDVNEQSLKEMDLLVEEGVTSFKLFMAYPGVFYSDDGRILRAMQRSAVNGGLIMMHAENGIAIDVLVEQALAEGRTDPRYHGEVRKVLLEAEATHRAIQLARVAGAPLYVVHVSAEEAVAELATARDKGLPVFGETCPQYLFLSTDNLAEPGFEGAKYVCSTPLRPREHQAALWRGLRTNDLQVVSTDHCPFCFTGQKELGRGDFSKIPNGLPGVENRMDLLHQAVVDGHISRRRWIEIACATPARMFGLYPKKGTIAPGADADIVIYDPHAEQTLSVQTQHMNVDYSAYEGRRITGQVETVLSRGEVVIDARTFTGRAGHGVYTPRSTCQYLN; from the coding sequence ATGAGCAACCGCACCCTGATCCGTGGCGGACTCGTCGTGACCGCGGCCGACGAGATGCACGCCGACGTGCTCGTCGAGGACGGCCGCATCGCCGCGCTCGCCGCGCACAACTCGCCCGTGGCGCAGACGTGGACGGCCGCCCGCACCATCGACGCGACCAACAAGTACGTCCTGCCGGGCGGTGTCGACGTCCACACCCACATGGAGCTGCCGTTCGGCGGGACCTTCGCCTCCGACACGTTCGAGACGGGCACCCGCGCCGCCGCCTGGGGCGGCACGACCACCATCATCGACTTCGCCGTGCAGTCGGTGGGACGGGCACTGCGGGAGGGCCTGGACGCCTGGTACGCCAAGGCCGACGGCAACTGCGCCATCGACTACGGCTTCCACATGATCCTCTCCGACGTCAACGAGCAGTCGCTGAAGGAGATGGACCTGCTGGTGGAGGAGGGCGTCACCTCCTTCAAACTCTTCATGGCCTACCCCGGTGTGTTCTACAGCGACGACGGCCGGATCCTGCGCGCCATGCAGCGCTCCGCCGTCAACGGCGGCCTGATCATGATGCACGCGGAGAACGGCATCGCCATCGACGTGCTCGTCGAGCAGGCGCTCGCCGAGGGCCGTACCGATCCCCGGTACCACGGCGAGGTCCGCAAGGTCCTGCTGGAGGCCGAGGCCACCCACCGGGCCATCCAGCTCGCCCGCGTCGCCGGCGCCCCGCTGTACGTGGTGCACGTCTCCGCGGAGGAGGCCGTGGCGGAGCTCGCCACGGCCCGCGACAAGGGGCTGCCCGTCTTCGGCGAGACCTGCCCGCAGTACCTCTTCCTGTCCACCGACAACCTGGCGGAGCCCGGCTTCGAGGGCGCCAAGTACGTCTGCTCCACCCCGCTCAGGCCCCGCGAGCACCAGGCGGCACTGTGGCGGGGCCTGCGCACCAACGACCTCCAGGTGGTCTCCACCGACCACTGTCCCTTCTGCTTCACCGGGCAGAAGGAACTCGGCCGCGGCGACTTCTCCAAGATCCCCAACGGTCTCCCGGGCGTGGAGAACCGCATGGACCTCCTCCACCAGGCCGTCGTCGACGGGCACATCAGCCGACGCCGCTGGATCGAGATCGCCTGCGCCACCCCGGCCAGGATGTTCGGCCTCTACCCGAAGAAGGGCACCATCGCCCCCGGCGCCGACGCCGACATCGTCATCTACGACCCGCACGCGGAACAGACCCTGTCCGTACAGACGCAGCACATGAACGTCGACTACTCGGCGTACGAGGGCAGGCGGATCACCGGGCAGGTGGAGACCGTGCTGTCCCGGGGTGAAGTGGTCATCGACGCCCGGACGTTCACCGGCCGCGCCGGCCACGGCGTCTACACCCCCCGCTCCACCTGCCAGTACCTGAACTAG